A genomic window from Vitis riparia cultivar Riparia Gloire de Montpellier isolate 1030 chromosome 18, EGFV_Vit.rip_1.0, whole genome shotgun sequence includes:
- the LOC117906644 gene encoding ubiquitin carboxyl-terminal hydrolase 16, with the protein MLVPGDLGFSCLALLSLFFPVIGLVIRHKWRVAVARKEEIKRLLILASEEAARAELETAAVSVSPQFQCAVCYCPTTTRCARCKAVRYCSGKCQIIHWRQGHKEECNPPSITHQIIDERISSSQKAVKQEKYAIYDNRLETEGQQCVKPIETFLSEPAFSKPNCSPEVSCEEDDHIKVEFLADGNVSDSTSKSSSTSFSGFSTSTDRAEPSDNVSVSTTSSELSDDVSVSESINSYDPEKSDGHKSDDSAMPETISSMNTHQTEPFSPEFTGLVDSVNSFTGSSKLNQIKSSCSDVETQSKSSSSGLSIKSCNERSVAQPSTASSGFWEGTLDLNRTRNHAQDDSAQSYASGADSNISDSESVLRFSFNLSGSTIPPLHAEVSESKSTVLDDAHPSTLGIKKPIEGVASSEKISTKALKFRNSPSLAFESSNLVDSGPSNDSHKLKSREVKPFSSSVSNAHPSCSTGRDSISIDAPKARSSSSLSSERSNHVVNGKSGASHQLKSREVESLSSGASDPHLSSSTEGHSVASMRSGKSTVDSDLHLSSSTRGHPVPNVKSGKVDGVHTVAASSSQIANHSPIVSNGLKTSVRKVVDQFRPSKLSKSLPLGVGSEIAGRCSDKGLFSYEVFVKLYIWNKVELRPCGLMNCGNSCYANAVLQCLAFTPPLTSYFLQGLHSKSCLKKEWCFTCEFESLILKAKEGNSPLSPLGILSQIRNIGSHLGNGKEEDAHEFLRYAIDAMQSVCLKEAGVNASGSLEEETSLIGLTFGGYLRSKIKCMKCHGKSERHERMMDLTVEIEGDIGTLEEALHKFTGTEILDGENKYQCSRCKSYEKAKKKLTVSEAPNILTIALKRFQSGKFGKLNKSIRFPEILDLAPFMSGTSDKSPIYRLYAVVVHLDIMNAAFSGHYVCYVKNIQNKWFKIDDSTVKPVELERVLTKGAYMLLYARCSPRAPRLIRNAVIPRNRKLEAASSRNIVKNTTFKLRHDSIDSTAGQSMIHSKPTAYHSRSPVDCPASFESFYSEETRFPWKQRIVEADSSSDNSSLFTEEGSCSTESNRDSTSTEDLSDYIFGDSGRGWSSPWTNSSDSDTSSSSSSLRSSPLAELNRYSSCSTETSRSQTDKAKLVMEGDGFWARPPNGSSKLVDMEGKGGIPFLLSDIAKPCRKLVSNSSSDSYCKETDKEKVGRVNPLDSMKLGVPSRRSTRERTD; encoded by the exons ATGCTTGTTCCTGGGGATCTTGGGTTTTCGTGCCTGGCCCTGCTGTCGTTGTTTTTTCCCGTAATCGGATTGGTTATCCGGCACAAATGGCGGGTAGCCGTTGCGAGGAAGGAGGAAATCAAGAGGCTTTTGATTTTGGCTTCTGAGGAGGCAGCTAGGGCAGAGCTCGAAACCGCGGCAGTATCGGTCTCGCCGCAGTTCCAGTGCGCCGTCTGTTATTGCCCCACTACAACGCGGTGCGCTCGGTGCAAAGCCGTTCGTTATTG TTCTGGCAAATGTCAAATTATTCATTGGCGACAAGGTCACAAAGAAGAATGCAATCCACCTAGCATCACTCACCAGATTATCGATGAGAGGATCAGTTCTAGTCAGAAGGCAGTAAAGCAAGAAAAATATGCAATTTATGATAACAGGTTGGAGACTGAAGGACAGCAGTGTGTGAAACCAATTGAAACATTCCTTAGCGAACCTGCATTTTCTAAACCCAATTGCTCTCCTGAAGTTTCATGTGAAGAGGACGATCACATTAAAGTTGAGTTCCTTGCAGATGGGAATGTATCAGATTCCACTTCCAAATCTTCCAGTACATCCTTTTCTGGATTCTCTACGTCCACCGACAGAGCTGAACCATCTGATAATGTTTCTGTTTCCACTACCAGTAGTGAATTATCTGATGATGTTTCTGTCAGTGAAAGCATTAATTCATATGATCCTGAAAAATCAGATGGACATAAATCTGATGATTCTGCCATGCCTGAGACAATTTCTAGTATGAACACACATCAGACTGAACCATTCTCCCCAGAGTTCACTGGTTTGGTTGATTCTGTAAATAGTTTTACTGGTTCTAGTAAATTAAATCAGATCAAATCCAGCTGTAGTGATGTTGAGACACAGAGCAAATCAAGTAGTTCTGGTTTGAGCATTAAAAGCTGCAATGAACGTTCAGTTGCCCAGCCGTCTACAGCCTCTTCTGGATTCTGGGAAGGAACTCTTGATTTGAATAGGACCAGAAATCATGCCCAGGATGATTCTGCTCAATCCTATGCCAGTGGAGCTGATAGCAATATATCTGATTCTGAATCTGTTTTACGTTTTTCTTTCAACTTGTCTGGAAGTACCATTCCTCCTTTGCATGCAGAAGTCTCCGAGAGTAAATCCACTGTGTTAGATGATGCTCATCCATCTACTCTAGGGATCAAAAAGCCTATTGAGGGAGTTGCTTCATCAGAAAAGATAAGTACAAAGGCCTTAAAGTTTAGGAACTCACCATCTTTGGCCTTTGAAAGCTCTAATCTTGTGGATAGTGGCCCTAGCAATGATTCACATAAACTGAAGTCCAGAGAAGTTAAACCCTTTTCATCTAGTGTTTCTAATGCTCATCCATCTTGTAGTACTGGAAGAGATTCAATTAGTATTGATGCTCCTAAGGCCAGGAGCTCTTCATCCTTGAGCTCTGAGAGGTCAAACCATGTTGTTAATGGCAAAAGTGGTGCCTCACATCAATTGAAATCTAGAGAAGTTGAATCTTTATCATCTGGTGCATCTGATCCTCATTTATCTTCCAGCACTGAAGGGCATTCAGTCGCAAGTATGAGATCTGGAAAGTCAACAGTTGATTCTGATTTGCATTTATCTTCTAGCACCAGAGGCCATCCAGTTCCAAATGTGAAATCTGGAAAGGTTGACGGTGTTCACACAGTGGCTGCTAGCTCCTCCCAGATTGCTAATCATTCGCCAATTGTTAGTAATGGCCTGAAAACATCTGTTCGGAAAGTTGTTGACCAATTCAGACCCTCTAAATTGTCAAAATCCCTTCCATTAGGGGTTGGGAGTGAGATTGCTGGAAGATGCAGTGACAAG GGTCTCTTTTCTTACGAAGTGTTTGTCAAGCTTTACATTTGGAACAAGGTTGAGCTGCGCCCATGTGGCCTCATGAATTGTGGGAACAG CTGTTACGCTAATGCTGTGCTCCAGTGCTTGGCATTTACTCCACCTCttacttcttattttcttcaaggACTCCACTCCAAATCAT GTTTAAAGAAAGAATGGTGTTTCACCTGTGAGTTTGAAAGTCTTATTTTGAAGGCAAAGGAAGGGAATTCTCCACTTTCTCCTCTTGGTATACTGTCCCAAATAAGAAATATTGGAAGTCATCTTGGTAATGGGAAAGAAGAAGATGCGCATGAATTTTTAAG GTATGCTATTGATGCAATGCAATCTGTTTGTCTTAAGGAAGCTGGGGTGAATGCTTCAGGCTCTTTGGAAGAGGAAACATCTCTTATTGGCCTTACCTTTGGAGGCTACCTTCGTTCAAAG ATAAAATGCATGAAGTGCCATGGTAAATCTGAGCGGCATGAGAGAATGATGGATCTTACTGTTGAGATAGAAGGAGATATAGGTACTCTGGAAGAGGCTCTTCATAAATTTACTGGCACCGAGATTCTTGATGGGGAAAACAAGTACCAATGTAGCAG ATGCAAATCTTATGAGAAAGCCAAAAAGAAGTTGACAGTATCAGAGGCTCCTAATATCCTTACAATTGCATTAAAGCGATTTCAG TCGGGTAAATTTGGAAAGCTCAATAAGTCGATAAGATTTCCAGAGATCTTGGACTTGGCTCCATTTATGAGCGGGACAAGTGATAAATCACCTATATACAGGCTTTATGCAGTGGTGGTACACTTGGATATCATGAATGCTGCATTTTCTGGTCACTATGTGTGTTATGTGAAAAACATCCAGAACAAATGGTTCAAGATTGATGACAGCACG GTGAAACCCGTGGAGCTTGAAAGAGTCTTAACAAAAGGGGCATACATGCTTCTTTATGCAAG GTGCTCACCACGGGCCCCAAGATTGATAAGAAATGCAGTAATTCCTCGCAATAGAAAATTGGAAGCTGCTTCTTCCAGAAACATTGTTAAGAATACTACATTCAAGTTAAGGCACGACTCCATAGATTCAACTGCTGGCCAGTCTATGATACATTCAAAGCCCACAGCCTACCACAGTAGAAGCCCTGTGGACTGCCCCGCCAGTTTTGAATCATTTTATTCAGAAGAAACAAGGTTTCCCTGGAAGCAAAGGATTGTAGAAGCTGACTCATCAAGTGACAATTCTTCTCTTTTCACTGAAGAAGGTTCGTGCAGTACAGAGAGCAACCGGGATTCTACAAGCACTGAAGACCTTTCTGATTACATATTTGGTGATTCAGGACGTGGTTGGAGCAGCCCTTGGACAAATTCATCTGACTCTGAcacttcttcctcctcttcctctTTAAGGAGTTCACCCCTTGCTGAGTTGAACCGCTACTCTTCATGTTCTACCGAAACAAGTCGTTCTCAAACTGATAAAGCAAAATTGGTTATGGAGGGTGATGGGTTTTGGGCAAGGCCACCCAACGGGAGTAGCAAGCTAGTGGATATGGAGGGTAAGGGAGGCATTCCTTTTTTGCTATCTGACATCGCTAAACCGTGTAGAAAGTTAGTTAGTAATAGTAGTAGTGATAGTTATTGTAAGGAGACTGACAAAGAGAAAGTAGGACGGGTTAACCCTTTGGACAGCATGAAGTTGGGTGTACCTTCTAGGAGATCAACCCGGGAAAGAACAGATTAG
- the LOC117907986 gene encoding AT-hook motif nuclear-localized protein 17-like, with protein MKGEYVDGKNESNNMFAKLHQPHNFQQPLHPHHHHHLQQQQQPHHQHHFQISRECQTSEEDDSRSSGGATAVAAAGATTPTPTKPKSGDGDGATIEVVRRPRGRPPGSKNKPKPPVIITRDTEPAMSPYVLEVPGGVDIVEAIARFSRRRNIGLCVLNGSGTVANVTLRQPSTTPGATVTFHGRFDILSISATIIPQSASSPIPSSANGFTISLAGPQGQIVGGSVAGTLLAAGTVYIIAASFNNPSYHRLPGEDEVPNSGSGGNDGQSPPTGSGDSGHPPAEMSIYSCHLPSDVIWAPTARQPPPPPY; from the coding sequence ATGAAAGGTGAATATGTAGATGGCAAGAATGAGAGCAATAACATGTTCGCCAAGCTTCACCAACCCCACAATTTCCAACAGCCTCTCCATcctcaccaccaccaccacctccaacagcagcagcagcccCACCACCAACATCACTTCCAAATCAGCCGAGAATGTCAGACTTCGGAGGAAGACGACAGCCGCAGCAGCGGTGGTGCCACCGCCGTCGCCGCAGCCGGTGCTACTACTCCTACGCCCACCAAACCTAAATCTGGCGACGGTGACGGGGCTACCATTGAAGTTGTGAGGAGACCCAGAGGCAGGCCTCCCGGTTCCAAGAACAAGCCCAAACCCCCTGTTATTATTACTCGTGATACTGAGCCCGCCATGAGCCCCTATGTTCTTGAGGTCCCTGGCGGCGTCGATATTGTCGAAGCTATTGCTCGCTTCTCTCGCCGCCGCAATATTGGCCTTTGTGTGCTTAATGGCTCCGGCACCGTCGCCAACGTCACCCTCCGGCAACCCTCCACCACCCCAGGTGCTACAGTTACCTTCCATGGGCGTTTTGATATTCTCTCAATCTCTGCTACCATTATCCCCCAATCGGCCTCCTCTCCGATTCCGTCATCTGCCAACGGGTTCACCATCTCCCTCGCGGGTCCGCAGGGCCAGATCGTCGGAGGGTCCGTAGCCGGAACCCTGCTGGCCGCTGGGACGGTGTATATCATTGCTGCGTCCTTCAACAATCCCTCCTATCACCGGTTACCGGGAGAGGATGAAGTGCCCAATTCAGGCTCCGGCGGCAACGATGGCCAGTCTCCTCCGACGGGTTCGGGCGACAGCGGCCACCCGCCGGCAGAAATGTCCATTTACAGCTGCCACCTACCATCAGATGTAATATGGGCACCCACAGCGAGacaaccaccaccaccaccgtaCTGA